One stretch of Gopherus flavomarginatus isolate rGopFla2 chromosome 2, rGopFla2.mat.asm, whole genome shotgun sequence DNA includes these proteins:
- the OTUD1 gene encoding OTU domain-containing protein 1: protein MQLYSSVITHYPASGAAAAAAAAAAAGGAGVFKVSLPAVPPAPDAASAAGQSPAAESPAKESLVPAGSGAAMTAFSSCLELMPGGPAAAPQYSSSAQITVSRRRPLERIVPIRIVQRPEPSVELAPASPQSRAWLEGILESMRQAGGDAEAAAAPHRPEEPSNHSLRLSEHCQALQAAASAQPGPAATCGGGEESSGQALPCSPLAEEEGPGPRRGPERSEKLALYLAEVEKQDKYLRHKGRFRFHIIPDGNCLYRAVCKAVYGDQRLHSELREQTVHYIADHLHHFSPIIEGDVGEFLIGAAQDGAWAGYPELLAMGQMLNVNIHLTTGGRPESPTVSTMAHYLGPEDPGRPSIWLSWLSNGHYDAVLDCACPNPEYEAWCRQTQVQRRRDEELAKSMAMSLSKMYIEQNTCS, encoded by the coding sequence ATGCAGCTTTACAGCTCTGTGATCACCCACTACCCGGCATCGGGGGCGGCGGCAGCGGCagcggcagcggcagcagcaggcGGGGCGGGCGTGTTCAAGGTCTCCCTGCCGGCGGTGCCCCCCGCTCCGGACGCAGCGAGCGCCGCGGGTCAGAGCCCGGCCGCCGAGAGCCCCGCTAAGGAGAGCCTGGTGCCCGCAGGCAGCGGTGCCGCCATGACTGCCTTCTCCTCCTGCCTGGAGCTGATGCCGGGCGGGCCGGCGGCGGCCCCGCAGTACAGCTCCAGCGCGCAGATCACCGTGAGCCGCAGGAGGCCGCTGGAGAGGATCGTGCCCATCCGCATCGTGCAGCGCCCCGAGCCCTCCGTGGAgctggccccggcctctccgcagaGCCGAGCCTGGCTCGAGGGCATCCTGGAGAGCATGAGACAAGCCGGCGGGGACGCCGAGGCCGCCGCAGCCCCGCACCGCCCGGAGGAGCCCAGCAACCACAGCCTccgcctcagcgagcactgccaGGCTCTGCAGGCGGCGGCCAgcgcccagcccggcccggccgccACCTGCGGCGGCGGCGAGGAGAGCAGcggccaggccctgccctgctccccgctAGCGGAGGAGGAGGGCCCCGGGCCGAGGAGGGGGCCGGAGCGGAGTGAGAAGCTGGCTCTCTACCTGGCCGAGGTGGAGAAGCAGGACAAATACCTGCGGCACAAGGGCCGGTTCCGCTTCCACATCATCCCTGATGGAAACTGCCTGTACCGCGCCGTCTGCAAGGCCGTGTACGGGGACCAGCGGCTGCACAGCGAGCTCCGCGAGCAGACTGTGCACTACATCGCCGACCACCTGCACCATTTCAGCCCCATCATCGAGGGCGATGTGGGCGAGTTTCTCATCGGCGCCGCCCAGGACGGCGCTTGGGCTGGctaccctgagctcctggccatggGGCAGATGCTGAACGTAAACATTCATCTCACCACGGGCGGCAGGCCAGAGAGCCCCACCGTCTCCACCATGGCCCACTACCTGGGCCCTGAGGACCCGGGCCGGCCCAGCATCTGGCTGAGCTGGCTCAGCAATGGGCACTACGACGCTGTGCTGGACTGTGCGTGTCCCAACCCGGAGTACGAGGCCTGGTGCAGACAGACTCAGGTGCAGCGGAGGCGGGACGAGGAGCTTGCCAAATCCATGGCCATGTCACTGTCTAAGATGTACATCGAGCAGAACACTTGCTCCTGA